In Pogoniulus pusillus isolate bPogPus1 chromosome 20, bPogPus1.pri, whole genome shotgun sequence, the following are encoded in one genomic region:
- the LOC135184584 gene encoding metallothionein-1, with protein sequence MDSQDCPCATGGTCTCGDNCKCKNCKCTSCKKGCCSCCPAGCAKCAQGCVCKGPPSAKCSCCK encoded by the exons ATGGACTCCCAGGACTGTCCCTGCGCCACGG GTGGCACCTGCACCTGTGGGGACAACTGCAAATGCAAAAACTGCAAATGCACATCTTGCAAAAAAG gctgctgctcctgctgcccagcaggatgTGCCAAGTGCGCACAGGGCTGCGTCTGCAAGGGCCCCCCCTCTGCCaagtgcagctgctgcaaatAG